A region of Leclercia adecarboxylata DNA encodes the following proteins:
- a CDS encoding glutathione S-transferase family protein has protein sequence MITLWGRNNSTNVKKVLWTLEELDLPFNQIMAGLEFGVNKDAEYLAMNPNGLVPLLRDDETDLTLWESNAIVRYLAAQYGQNRLWIDAPAKRAVGEKWMDWANQTLSPAHRVILMGLVRTPEAERNYPAINAAKESCESLLAMLDETLATQPWLSGDDFGVGDIAVAPFVWNLTNVGLDWAARPHLERWMAKLSERPAYRNVVMIPVT, from the coding sequence ATGATTACGTTGTGGGGCAGGAACAATTCAACCAACGTCAAAAAGGTGCTCTGGACGCTGGAAGAGCTCGATTTACCCTTTAACCAGATCATGGCGGGACTGGAGTTCGGGGTGAATAAAGACGCGGAGTATCTGGCGATGAACCCCAATGGCCTGGTTCCGCTGCTGCGCGATGACGAAACCGACCTGACGCTGTGGGAATCCAACGCCATCGTGCGCTACCTCGCCGCACAATATGGCCAGAACCGACTCTGGATAGATGCTCCCGCAAAGCGTGCCGTGGGTGAAAAGTGGATGGACTGGGCCAACCAGACGCTGTCGCCTGCCCACCGGGTGATCCTGATGGGGCTGGTGAGAACCCCGGAAGCCGAGCGTAACTACCCGGCCATTAATGCCGCAAAAGAGAGCTGCGAATCCCTGCTCGCCATGCTGGATGAAACCCTGGCGACACAGCCGTGGCTGTCGGGCGACGACTTTGGCGTGGGCGACATCGCCGTCGCGCCCTTTGTCTGGAACCTCACCAACGTTGGCCTGGACTGGGCTGCGCGCCCGCATCTGGAACGCTGGATGGCTAAGCTGAGCGAACGCCCTGCCTACCGTAACGTGGTGATGATCCCGGTTACTTAA
- the deoR gene encoding DNA-binding transcriptional repressor DeoR translates to METRRDERLAQLINALKRSDKLHLKEAAALLGVSEMTIRRDLNSESGPVVLLGGYIVLEPRSASHYLLSDQKTRLVDEKRKAARLAASLVQPHQTLFFDCGTTTPWIIEAIDNDLPFTGVCYSLNTFLALQEKPECRVILCGGEFHASNAIFKPLNLQDTLNNLCPDIAFYSAAGVHVRQGATCFNLDELPVKQWAMNMAQYHVLVVDHSKIGKVRPARMGELTRFNAIVSDCRPDEELVSYAKAQQIKLMY, encoded by the coding sequence AAATTGCACCTGAAAGAAGCCGCCGCGCTGCTGGGTGTCTCCGAGATGACCATTCGTCGCGATCTCAACAGTGAAAGTGGCCCTGTGGTGCTGCTTGGCGGCTATATTGTCCTTGAGCCCCGCAGCGCCAGCCACTACCTGCTGAGCGATCAAAAGACCCGCCTGGTGGATGAGAAGCGCAAAGCCGCGCGTCTTGCCGCGTCGCTGGTACAACCCCACCAGACGCTGTTTTTCGATTGCGGCACCACCACGCCGTGGATCATCGAAGCCATTGATAACGACCTGCCGTTTACCGGCGTCTGCTACTCTCTGAATACCTTCCTCGCCCTGCAGGAAAAGCCCGAATGCCGGGTGATCCTCTGCGGCGGGGAGTTCCACGCCAGCAATGCGATTTTCAAACCGCTTAATTTACAGGACACGCTTAACAACCTGTGCCCGGATATCGCCTTTTACTCCGCGGCGGGCGTGCATGTCCGCCAGGGGGCGACCTGCTTTAATCTCGACGAACTGCCGGTCAAACAGTGGGCGATGAACATGGCCCAGTACCATGTGCTGGTGGTGGACCACAGCAAGATTGGCAAAGTGCGCCCGGCGCGAATGGGTGAGCTGACGCGCTTTAACGCCATTGTGAGCGACTGTCGCCCGGACGAGGAGCTGGTTTCTTATGCAAAGGCGCAGCAGATTAAGCTGATGTACTGA
- the dacC gene encoding serine-type D-Ala-D-Ala carboxypeptidase, with product MMRKTSSLRGLVAGSALLVLFAPSLYAAEQAAPEAPPVDARAWILMDYASGKVLAEGNADEKLDPASLTKIMTSYVVGQALKAGKIKLTDMVTIGKDAWATGNPALRGSSVMFLKPGDQVAVSDLNKGVIIQSGNDACIALADYVAGSQDSFIGLMNGYAQKLGLTNTTFKTVHGLDAPGQFSTARDMALLGKALIHDVPEEYAIHKEKEFTFNKIRQPNRNRLLWSSNVNVDGMKTGTTAGAGYNLVASATQGDMRLISVVLGTKTDRIRFNESEKLLTWGFRFFETVTPIKPDATFVSQRVWFGDKSEVSLGAGESGSVTIPRGQLKNLKASYTLTDKQLTAPLKKGQVVGTIDFQLNGKSIEQRPLVVMEAVEEGGFFGRMWDYVMMKFHEWFGGWFK from the coding sequence ATGATGCGAAAAACTTCTTCTTTACGCGGTCTGGTAGCGGGTTCTGCGCTGCTGGTCCTTTTTGCACCTTCGCTGTACGCAGCGGAACAGGCGGCGCCAGAGGCCCCGCCGGTTGATGCGCGCGCCTGGATATTGATGGACTATGCCAGCGGCAAAGTGCTGGCCGAAGGCAATGCGGACGAGAAACTCGACCCTGCAAGCCTGACAAAAATCATGACCAGCTACGTAGTGGGGCAGGCGCTAAAAGCGGGCAAAATCAAACTCACCGACATGGTGACCATCGGCAAAGACGCCTGGGCGACCGGCAACCCGGCGCTCCGTGGCTCCTCGGTGATGTTCCTCAAGCCCGGCGATCAAGTGGCGGTTTCCGATCTGAATAAAGGGGTAATTATTCAGTCGGGGAATGATGCCTGCATCGCGCTGGCCGATTATGTGGCCGGCAGCCAGGATTCGTTTATTGGCTTGATGAATGGGTATGCGCAAAAATTAGGCCTCACTAACACCACCTTTAAAACGGTTCACGGCCTGGATGCGCCGGGTCAGTTCAGTACCGCCCGGGATATGGCGCTGCTCGGTAAGGCGCTGATTCATGACGTGCCGGAAGAGTATGCGATCCACAAAGAGAAAGAGTTCACCTTCAATAAGATCCGCCAGCCGAACCGTAACCGCCTGCTCTGGAGCAGCAACGTGAACGTCGACGGGATGAAAACCGGTACCACGGCGGGAGCCGGCTATAACCTCGTGGCGTCAGCGACCCAGGGCGATATGCGTCTGATCTCGGTGGTGCTGGGCACCAAAACCGACCGCATCCGCTTTAACGAGTCGGAAAAACTGCTGACCTGGGGCTTCCGCTTCTTCGAAACCGTCACGCCGATTAAGCCGGATGCGACCTTTGTCAGCCAGCGCGTCTGGTTTGGCGATAAGAGCGAGGTCAGCCTCGGTGCCGGGGAAAGCGGTTCCGTGACCATTCCGCGCGGCCAGCTTAAAAACCTGAAAGCCAGCTACACCCTGACCGATAAACAGCTCACCGCACCGCTGAAAAAAGGCCAGGTGGTGGGCACCATCGACTTCCAGCTGAACGGCAAATCCATCGAACAGCGTCCGCTGGTGGTGATGGAAGCGGTGGAGGAGGGCGGCTTCTTCGGCCGGATGTGGGATTACGTAATGATGAAATTCCACGAGTGGTTTGGCGGTTGGTTTAAGTAG